One genomic region from Spirochaetota bacterium encodes:
- a CDS encoding ankyrin repeat domain-containing protein, which yields MNIFIIVLLSIPVLGFSTSNQEFLDALPTGSPKIIQQYIDKGAYPNQIDFHTGYSPLLITLIEGNTPAAITLINNKAKINFISEDQHTALIFAAQYGHAKVVDLLIKNSANIDFTNDQGSALNYAAKYGFVPIINSLLRAGANINNINIDLYTPLMQASCNGHQKAVQLLLKNNANLSFFDKQGYSALSLATINNHPKIIQMLIKAGADPHIINKDGLSLLMLASQNGSIENIIYFLKQNIALTITDHNKNDALLLAAYKNETQASDILIKAGSDVNRQNNEGWTSLHIATFYEYEELAKLLISYGADPTIKNNQVQSALDFAIKERNEKLFELFKSTNSNQQILIPIIQ from the coding sequence ATGAATATTTTTATTATAGTACTGTTATCAATACCTGTTTTAGGATTTTCAACATCTAATCAAGAATTTCTTGATGCCTTACCTACTGGTTCGCCAAAAATTATACAACAGTATATAGATAAGGGAGCATATCCTAATCAAATAGATTTTCATACAGGATACTCTCCTTTACTAATCACTCTTATAGAAGGTAACACCCCAGCAGCTATCACGCTCATCAACAATAAGGCAAAAATCAATTTTATTTCTGAAGATCAACATACAGCCTTAATTTTTGCTGCTCAATACGGTCATGCTAAAGTTGTAGATCTACTCATTAAAAATAGTGCTAATATTGATTTTACCAATGATCAAGGATCAGCATTAAACTATGCAGCTAAGTATGGTTTTGTACCTATTATTAATAGCTTGTTAAGAGCTGGAGCTAATATTAATAACATTAATATAGATTTATACACTCCTCTTATGCAAGCATCTTGTAATGGACATCAAAAAGCAGTTCAGCTACTCCTCAAAAATAATGCAAATCTTTCTTTCTTCGACAAGCAAGGATATTCAGCATTAAGTCTTGCTACTATAAATAATCACCCTAAAATTATTCAAATGCTCATCAAAGCTGGTGCTGACCCTCATATTATCAACAAAGATGGTTTATCACTTCTTATGTTAGCTAGTCAAAATGGCAGCATAGAAAACATAATATATTTTCTTAAACAAAATATAGCTTTAACTATCACAGATCATAATAAAAACGATGCTCTCTTACTTGCTGCCTACAAAAATGAAACGCAAGCTAGTGATATTCTTATTAAAGCTGGCTCTGATGTCAATAGACAGAATAATGAGGGATGGACAAGTTTACATATTGCTACCTTTTATGAATATGAAGAATTAGCCAAATTATTAATATCTTATGGAGCTGATCCTACTATCAAAAATAATCAAGTACAATCTGCTTTAGATTTTGCTATTAAAGAAAGGAATGAGAAATTATTTGAATTATTTAAATCTACAAACTCCAATCAACAAATATTAATACCAATAATCCAATAA
- the dprA gene encoding DNA-processing protein DprA produces MIDKYLYTLIAFSATDIIGYNRFISIKKKFNDISEFLECDLNYQMNLLGLKTELAKKILLNMKKQADIIIEQCEQKKINFIPHNSSLYPPLLKDIIDPPYLLYSQGIMNPTIPLIAVIGTRNSTPEAEEINKWFCKTFAQYGLGVVSGLAKGHDAIASDTVLKHEGYTIGVLGTAIDTVYPSSSSYLFQKIREKGVLISEYPPGMTSTKWRFPRRNRIVSGLSQAVCVIQAPEKSGTMITVNIASEQGKDVYAVPGNPMINQNSGTNILIQKGTKLALNPIDIIQDVLKSNPNLETIQFLAQDSSQIIKKEDLVEEIVEENQYSLSTEEVKILELAYEHIHIDEISRTLEMNISTLNGLLTMMEIRGLIIQKPGQIYIKKG; encoded by the coding sequence ATGATAGACAAATATTTGTACACTCTTATTGCCTTTTCTGCTACAGATATTATTGGTTATAATCGTTTTATAAGCATCAAAAAAAAATTTAACGATATCAGTGAATTTTTAGAATGTGATCTTAACTATCAAATGAATCTATTAGGTCTCAAAACAGAACTAGCTAAAAAAATACTTCTTAATATGAAAAAACAAGCTGATATTATTATAGAACAATGTGAACAAAAAAAGATAAATTTTATTCCTCATAATAGTTCTCTCTATCCTCCCTTACTAAAAGATATTATAGACCCTCCTTATTTGCTTTATTCTCAAGGAATCATGAATCCAACAATCCCTCTTATTGCGGTAATAGGAACAAGAAATTCTACTCCTGAAGCAGAAGAGATTAACAAATGGTTTTGCAAAACTTTTGCACAATATGGTTTGGGCGTAGTAAGCGGACTGGCAAAAGGTCACGATGCTATTGCTTCTGATACAGTATTAAAGCATGAAGGGTATACCATTGGTGTTCTCGGTACTGCAATCGATACAGTATATCCTTCCAGCTCCTCTTATCTTTTTCAAAAAATAAGAGAGAAAGGTGTTTTAATATCTGAATATCCACCAGGAATGACATCAACTAAATGGAGATTTCCACGAAGAAATCGTATTGTTAGTGGATTATCTCAAGCTGTTTGTGTCATACAAGCACCAGAAAAATCAGGAACTATGATCACTGTAAATATAGCTTCAGAACAAGGGAAAGATGTTTATGCTGTACCAGGAAATCCTATGATCAATCAAAATAGTGGTACAAATATTTTAATCCAAAAAGGTACCAAATTAGCTTTAAATCCTATAGATATTATTCAAGATGTATTAAAATCAAATCCAAATTTGGAAACAATTCAATTTTTAGCTCAAGATAGTTCTCAAATAATAAAAAAAGAAGATCTTGTAGAAGAAATTGTAGAAGAAAACCAATATTCTTTATCTACAGAAGAAGTAAAAATATTGGAATTAGCTTACGAACATATTCACATTGATGAGATTTCAAGAACTCTAGAAATGAATATTTCTACATTAAATGGACTACTCACTATGATGGAGATCAGAGGTCTTATCATCCAAAAACCAGGACAAATTTATATTAAAAAGGGTTAG
- a CDS encoding class I SAM-dependent methyltransferase translates to MDISNYLTELILWNTTHNLVSKNEINNLEEHVDDSFSLCELIKETKHHTIIDIGSGGGFPIIPLGFWIKEEKLPITLIATDIKEKKLSFLTLCSRKFELDIKVENLTKKFIFEQECLIISRAFSSLTNILIWRDKHAPLAKDFLILKGNTVEEELKEAQILEYKLIKNPRGYIVQFTHLPACK, encoded by the coding sequence ATGGATATATCTAATTATCTAACAGAATTAATTTTATGGAATACTACTCACAATCTCGTTTCCAAAAATGAAATCAACAATTTAGAAGAACATGTAGACGATTCATTTTCTCTCTGTGAGCTGATTAAAGAAACAAAACATCATACTATTATAGATATAGGATCTGGTGGTGGATTCCCCATTATCCCTTTAGGTTTTTGGATTAAAGAGGAAAAATTGCCTATTACATTAATTGCTACAGATATCAAAGAAAAAAAATTATCTTTTTTGACATTATGCAGTAGAAAATTTGAATTAGATATTAAAGTAGAAAATTTAACAAAAAAATTTATTTTTGAGCAAGAGTGTCTCATTATTAGCCGTGCTTTTTCTTCTCTCACAAATATTTTGATTTGGAGAGACAAACACGCACCACTCGCTAAAGATTTTTTAATTCTCAAAGGAAATACCGTAGAAGAAGAGTTGAAAGAAGCACAAATATTAGAATATAAACTCATCAAGAATCCTAGAGGCTATATTGTCCAATTTACCCATTTACCTGCTTGTAAATAA
- a CDS encoding tetratricopeptide repeat protein encodes MKFKGGSYFLLILLGGVIGYMLGVSMDPVDRAIRKAQKINRANLANISSLREGGAMNIFGIFTKKTSLQEKINTDITFSNEYVNRINNDLAKKEKAIELLDETKEFIKLATQEVFIDSSLQKYLYSLGRVQLQNGMIFQALTNLQRSYSINPNDSSTTQLLSSSYLALYQTLPAGSEKSQAGESAIRFLKLTLLTKPNSINTMYGLALIYTDQGLYQQALPLFLQIIDKDPEHIDSLLGVARIYYDQGERNKARRIYEQTEALILELKNKKYFTRKELNIGVLDYKLKVIRNNLEILYSTQKLGIN; translated from the coding sequence ATGAAATTCAAAGGTGGTTCTTATTTTTTATTAATTCTCCTAGGTGGTGTTATCGGTTACATGCTTGGAGTATCTATGGATCCAGTAGACCGTGCTATTCGTAAAGCTCAAAAAATAAATAGAGCAAATTTAGCAAACATTTCTTCTCTCCGAGAAGGAGGGGCTATGAATATTTTTGGTATTTTTACCAAAAAAACATCCTTACAAGAAAAAATTAACACAGATATTACTTTTAGTAATGAATATGTCAATAGAATCAATAATGATCTAGCCAAAAAAGAAAAAGCTATTGAATTATTAGATGAAACAAAAGAATTTATCAAGCTTGCTACTCAAGAAGTATTTATCGATAGTAGTCTGCAAAAGTATTTATATTCTTTGGGACGCGTTCAATTACAAAATGGGATGATTTTTCAAGCTCTTACAAATCTCCAACGCTCTTATAGTATCAATCCAAATGATTCCTCAACCACACAATTACTATCTTCATCTTACCTTGCCCTTTATCAAACGCTCCCTGCAGGCTCTGAGAAATCACAAGCAGGAGAATCAGCGATAAGATTTCTCAAATTAACACTGTTAACCAAACCCAATAGTATTAATACTATGTATGGCCTTGCCTTAATATATACAGATCAAGGTCTCTACCAACAAGCACTTCCTCTATTTTTACAGATTATAGACAAAGATCCAGAACATATTGATTCTTTATTAGGAGTCGCTCGTATCTATTATGATCAGGGAGAGCGTAACAAAGCTCGACGCATCTATGAACAAACAGAAGCTCTTATCTTAGAACTCAAGAATAAAAAATATTTTACCAGAAAAGAATTAAATATTGGAGTTTTGGATTATAAATTAAAAGTTATTAGAAATAATTTGGAAATATTATACAGCACTCAAAAACTAGGTATCAATTAG
- a CDS encoding alpha/beta fold hydrolase yields MMIITLIIISTIAVVFAIVSTQTLYLHQRPDKEILTKEFSTHHDFWSKKEGNKSLLIMLHGMYSHPSIFHDTAQKVLQDEWDVYAPILPNASNSYEDLTSQQVYLWEDSLKVAFQRSLIHNQGYTKIVLAGHSQGGALALTIAPSLSFLNGLISVATPINLIHKKNSVIRNIGIMLSGLLVFLIPKKGLSTNNKYYKERKLVENYGSPREFHFGLTLHSMNLGLKKTRQNLHHITIPCLLIHEKGDKTAIFEDLLYVKKRINSSSIKEVLLDTPLSIDPYSKRHKLFTYIHTKNQVAQEIVDFLKTL; encoded by the coding sequence ATGATGATAATAACATTGATAATAATATCAACGATAGCTGTTGTTTTTGCGATTGTGTCTACTCAAACATTATACTTACATCAAAGACCAGATAAAGAAATATTAACGAAAGAATTTTCTACTCATCACGATTTTTGGTCCAAAAAAGAAGGAAACAAATCTCTCTTAATAATGCTCCATGGAATGTATTCTCACCCCAGTATCTTTCATGATACAGCTCAAAAAGTATTACAAGATGAGTGGGATGTTTATGCCCCTATTCTTCCTAATGCTTCTAATTCTTATGAAGATCTTACTAGCCAACAAGTATACTTATGGGAAGATAGTTTGAAGGTAGCATTTCAAAGATCTTTGATCCACAATCAAGGGTATACAAAAATCGTCCTTGCAGGTCATTCTCAAGGAGGAGCTTTGGCATTAACAATAGCACCATCTTTATCTTTTTTAAACGGATTGATTTCTGTAGCAACACCTATAAATCTAATTCATAAGAAAAACAGTGTTATTAGAAATATTGGAATAATGTTATCAGGGCTCTTGGTGTTTTTAATCCCCAAAAAAGGCTTGTCTACAAATAATAAATATTATAAAGAAAGAAAACTCGTAGAAAATTATGGATCTCCTCGAGAATTTCATTTTGGATTAACACTACATTCTATGAATTTAGGCTTAAAAAAAACAAGGCAAAATCTCCATCACATTACAATACCTTGTTTACTAATCCATGAAAAGGGAGATAAAACAGCTATCTTTGAAGATTTACTATATGTTAAAAAACGTATAAATTCTTCTTCTATTAAAGAAGTACTTCTTGATACACCCCTTTCCATAGACCCTTACTCTAAAAGACATAAGCTATTTACTTATATTCATACAAAAAATCAAGTTGCTCAAGAAATAGTTGATTTCTTGAAAACATTATAA
- a CDS encoding GNAT family N-acetyltransferase, with translation MIQSIQKNEVKEVLPLLELMYNIHQVEIPYFMNPLESLDILEDRLMKMIDLDGFYQFVYKLEDKIIAYMDISKYEAHIDLLFPTKPSIILDTLIVHPDYRGQHFAEEMIEFARQHAKSLGFATMELHALTAFKNLNKYYQKHGFKNISNYMTCKL, from the coding sequence ATGATTCAAAGCATACAAAAAAATGAGGTTAAAGAGGTTCTTCCATTATTAGAATTGATGTATAATATTCATCAAGTCGAAATCCCTTATTTTATGAATCCATTGGAGTCACTAGATATTTTAGAAGATCGCCTTATGAAAATGATAGATTTGGATGGGTTTTATCAATTTGTGTATAAATTAGAAGATAAAATAATTGCTTATATGGATATTTCTAAATACGAAGCACATATAGATTTATTATTCCCTACAAAACCTTCCATCATTTTAGATACTTTAATTGTTCATCCTGATTATAGAGGTCAACATTTTGCTGAAGAAATGATAGAATTTGCGCGTCAGCACGCAAAAAGTTTAGGTTTTGCAACAATGGAACTTCATGCATTAACAGCTTTTAAAAATTTAAATAAATATTATCAAAAACATGGATTTAAAAATATATCCAATTATATGACATGTAAACTATAA
- a CDS encoding septal ring lytic transglycosylase RlpA family protein: MLNVVKKATKVVPVLLVVLIISSISPVFTQQAARITKDNATKYLYGITSWYGNDFNDQTTASGAKYAPDTLTGAHRSLPFGTRIEVENLSNGKKVEVIINDRGPFEQNRVLNLSKQAATILEFIAEGTTFVKITILELGTSLPSPIGLPTPPIGKDIPYNLANTPTNNVTPEKEEDTFPVDTEEEYTEAEDYEELASDDLFNSNDELFANIDDELDFMDDDFQSELVNKDSELKAQVISNSPSSFANNNPAVEATGFISDTNDILIDDPLSNITIGPDDEYVAVSHATPEALNSIPNKITSSEKQLLEDNIDDDPFSDLFNESSDPYSFQDEIANSLVSPTAPTNAQDTAYNLDASPTNDRRDTLLPLSEEDDYGYDISEYPQSEPPVSPPTPKEKVPEPPVSPLTSEEKVPEPPVSPLTSEEKNTEPFTPQKIGNHYIIQLGAFSKQKNALELYNSLREAGFNAYITDIKIKNKNLMRVRVGYFTNIDEALKSSQELEKIHQIENRIIKVDYEKENNI, encoded by the coding sequence ATGTTGAATGTTGTAAAAAAGGCAACAAAAGTTGTACCTGTATTACTAGTTGTTTTGATAATATCAAGTATATCACCTGTATTTACTCAACAAGCAGCTCGTATTACAAAAGATAATGCAACCAAATATCTATACGGTATTACTTCATGGTATGGTAATGATTTTAACGATCAAACTACTGCCAGTGGTGCGAAATATGCTCCAGATACTTTAACAGGGGCACATAGATCTTTACCTTTTGGTACGAGAATAGAGGTCGAAAATCTCAGTAATGGTAAAAAAGTTGAAGTTATTATTAATGATAGAGGGCCTTTTGAACAAAACAGAGTGTTGAATTTATCAAAACAAGCTGCTACTATACTTGAATTTATTGCAGAAGGAACAACTTTTGTTAAAATTACTATCTTAGAATTAGGTACTTCTTTACCTTCTCCTATAGGTTTGCCTACCCCTCCAATAGGAAAAGATATTCCTTATAATCTTGCTAATACTCCTACTAACAATGTTACACCGGAAAAAGAAGAGGATACATTTCCTGTTGATACTGAAGAAGAATATACAGAAGCTGAAGATTATGAAGAACTTGCTAGTGATGATTTATTTAATAGTAATGATGAGCTATTTGCTAATATTGATGATGAATTAGATTTTATGGATGATGATTTTCAATCAGAATTAGTAAATAAAGATTCAGAATTAAAAGCACAAGTGATTTCAAACTCTCCTTCAAGTTTTGCTAATAATAATCCTGCTGTAGAGGCTACTGGTTTTATTAGTGATACAAATGATATTCTTATAGATGATCCTTTGTCAAATATTACTATTGGTCCAGATGATGAGTATGTAGCAGTATCCCATGCTACACCAGAAGCTTTAAATAGTATCCCTAATAAAATAACATCGTCAGAAAAGCAATTGTTAGAAGATAATATTGATGATGATCCTTTTTCAGATCTATTTAATGAAAGTTCAGATCCTTATAGTTTTCAAGATGAAATTGCTAATAGTTTAGTATCACCTACAGCACCAACGAATGCTCAAGATACTGCTTATAATTTAGATGCAAGCCCTACTAATGATCGTAGAGATACTCTATTACCTTTATCTGAAGAAGATGACTATGGGTATGATATTTCTGAGTATCCTCAGTCAGAACCACCAGTAAGTCCACCAACACCTAAAGAAAAAGTACCAGAACCACCAGTAAGTCCACTAACATCTGAAGAAAAAGTACCAGAACCACCAGTAAGTCCACTAACATCTGAAGAAAAAAATACAGAACCTTTTACACCACAAAAAATAGGTAATCATTATATTATTCAATTGGGTGCTTTTAGTAAACAAAAAAATGCCTTGGAACTTTATAATTCATTGCGAGAGGCTGGTTTTAATGCTTATATTACAGATATAAAAATTAAAAATAAAAATCTAATGCGTGTTCGTGTAGGTTATTTTACAAATATTGATGAAGCATTAAAAAGTTCTCAAGAATTAGAAAAAATCCATCAAATTGAAAATAGAATTATTAAAGTTGATTATGAAAAAGAGAATAACATTTAA
- a CDS encoding TM2 domain-containing protein: protein MKSDRSLLTTLILFFFFGWISAHRFYVGKNVSALIYL from the coding sequence ATGAAAAGTGATAGATCTCTATTAACCACTTTGATTTTATTTTTCTTCTTTGGATGGATATCGGCTCATAGATTTTATGTAGGAAAGAATGTTTCAGCTTTGATTTATTTATAG
- a CDS encoding Maf family protein, translating into MNKIILASESEGRKELFTQYFGTQFETYPSNFIEKDYFHLPPQEMVHQLAQHKSATVALNFPDDFVFAFDTTISCKNKNLGKPQNIEEAYLMLQFLNQKIQTVWTGYSIQYKDIQTSGTECAELILSITEEEIHTYINTYPVTKFAGAYAIQKQDTNIIVKSGFIDTIIGAPMHIVLDFLKVHQHY; encoded by the coding sequence ATGAATAAAATAATTTTAGCTTCAGAATCCGAAGGTAGAAAAGAGTTGTTTACTCAGTATTTTGGCACACAATTTGAAACTTATCCGTCTAACTTTATAGAAAAAGATTATTTTCATCTTCCTCCACAAGAAATGGTTCACCAATTAGCTCAACACAAATCAGCTACTGTCGCTCTTAATTTTCCAGATGATTTTGTCTTTGCTTTTGATACTACAATATCTTGTAAAAATAAAAATCTAGGTAAGCCTCAAAATATAGAAGAAGCTTATCTTATGCTTCAATTTCTTAACCAGAAAATACAAACTGTTTGGACTGGCTATTCTATACAATACAAAGATATTCAAACTAGTGGAACAGAGTGTGCTGAATTAATTCTTTCTATTACAGAGGAAGAAATTCATACCTATATCAACACTTATCCAGTTACTAAATTTGCTGGTGCCTATGCTATCCAAAAACAAGATACAAATATTATTGTTAAATCTGGTTTTATAGATACTATTATTGGAGCTCCTATGCATATCGTTTTAGATTTTCTAAAGGTTCATCAACACTATTAA
- the gap gene encoding type I glyceraldehyde-3-phosphate dehydrogenase: MAKIAINGFGRIGRCTLRAYLANYSKAYEIVAINDLTDPAVLVHLFKYDSTYGPFQGDVKLEDGFLVVAGKKIKLLAERDATKLPWKELGVDIVIESTGIFTTREGMTAHITAGAKKVLLSAPSKSADDVDLTTVIGVNHNLITKEMKFISNASCTTNSMAGVVKAVNDAFGIVSGFMTTIHSYTMDQKLLDSPHSDLRRARSAAENIVPSSTGAAKAIGLVIPELKGKLDGCSLRVPTPVGSITDMTFEVSKSTSVEEVNKALQAAATGYLKGTVEYSTDPLVLKDIVGNPHSGIVDSKLTAVGGVDKKTVKVFSWYDNEWGFSNRLAHLCKIVSDFV; the protein is encoded by the coding sequence ATGGCAAAAATAGCTATCAATGGTTTTGGGCGTATTGGACGCTGTACTTTGCGTGCTTATTTAGCGAATTATTCTAAAGCATACGAAATTGTTGCAATTAATGATCTAACAGATCCTGCAGTACTTGTTCACCTTTTCAAATATGATTCAACTTATGGACCATTTCAAGGTGATGTAAAATTAGAAGATGGATTTCTTGTAGTTGCTGGTAAAAAAATCAAGCTTCTTGCTGAAAGAGATGCAACAAAACTTCCTTGGAAAGAATTAGGGGTTGATATTGTTATTGAATCAACAGGTATTTTTACAACTCGTGAAGGTATGACTGCTCATATCACAGCTGGTGCAAAAAAAGTTCTTCTTTCTGCTCCTTCAAAAAGTGCTGATGATGTTGATTTGACAACTGTTATTGGTGTTAATCACAACTTAATCACAAAAGAAATGAAATTTATTTCTAATGCTTCTTGTACTACAAACTCTATGGCTGGTGTTGTAAAAGCTGTAAATGATGCTTTTGGTATTGTTTCTGGTTTCATGACTACTATTCATTCGTACACAATGGATCAAAAATTATTAGATAGTCCACATAGTGACTTAAGAAGAGCTCGTTCTGCCGCTGAAAATATTGTTCCTTCTTCTACTGGTGCTGCTAAAGCTATTGGTTTAGTAATTCCTGAATTAAAAGGAAAATTAGACGGTTGTTCATTACGCGTTCCAACACCAGTTGGATCTATTACAGATATGACTTTTGAAGTTTCTAAATCTACTTCTGTTGAAGAAGTAAACAAAGCTCTTCAAGCAGCTGCTACAGGATACCTAAAGGGAACTGTTGAATATTCAACTGATCCTTTGGTTCTTAAAGATATCGTAGGAAACCCACACTCAGGTATTGTTGACTCTAAGTTAACAGCTGTTGGTGGTGTTGATAAGAAAACAGTTAAAGTATTTTCATGGTATGATAACGAATGGGGATTCTCAAATCGTCTTGCTCACCTTTGTAAAATTGTTTCTGATTTTGTATAA
- the prfA gene encoding peptide chain release factor 1: MHPKSGDKLLLIKELDNQLNSLSPSDREYGKVAKERASYDDFITKNNEYNQIENTITEYSEWLNSPDNELRSLAKEEMPLLKEQLEKAYQDVLLLLIPQDPMKDKNALVEIRGGAGGDEAALFAGDLFRMYSRYAETQRWKIEVISSSEAGVGGYKEIIFTVSGKGVFGALKLESGVHRVQRVPTTESSGRIHTSTASVAVLSETSETDVTIDEKDLKIDVYRASGAGGQHVNKTESAVRITHLPSGLVVTCQDGRSQIQNRASAMMVLQSRLYDMELQKRQGEESEKRKAQIGSGDRSEKIRTYNFQENRVTDHRIKLTLHKLDTILTGDLTELLNHLKSSQELLFLEHLS; the protein is encoded by the coding sequence ATGCACCCAAAATCTGGAGATAAACTGCTTCTTATTAAAGAATTAGATAACCAATTAAATTCTCTTAGCCCTTCTGATAGGGAGTATGGTAAAGTAGCAAAAGAGCGTGCTTCTTACGATGACTTTATTACTAAAAATAATGAATATAACCAAATAGAAAATACTATCACTGAATATTCAGAGTGGTTAAATTCTCCTGATAACGAACTAAGATCTCTTGCAAAAGAAGAGATGCCTCTTTTAAAAGAACAATTAGAAAAAGCATACCAAGATGTTCTATTATTACTCATCCCTCAAGATCCTATGAAAGATAAGAATGCTCTGGTAGAAATTAGAGGTGGTGCTGGTGGTGATGAAGCAGCATTATTTGCTGGTGATCTTTTCCGTATGTACTCTCGTTATGCCGAAACACAACGTTGGAAAATAGAAGTTATTTCTTCTAGTGAAGCTGGAGTCGGTGGTTACAAAGAAATTATTTTTACGGTTAGTGGTAAAGGTGTTTTTGGGGCTCTCAAATTAGAAAGTGGTGTTCATAGAGTTCAACGCGTCCCAACAACTGAATCTAGTGGGCGTATTCACACTTCTACTGCATCTGTAGCTGTACTTTCAGAAACTAGCGAAACAGATGTAACTATTGATGAAAAAGATCTCAAAATAGATGTTTATCGAGCAAGCGGTGCTGGCGGACAACATGTTAACAAAACAGAATCTGCCGTTCGTATTACTCACCTTCCATCAGGATTAGTCGTTACTTGTCAAGATGGGCGTTCTCAAATCCAAAACAGGGCTTCAGCAATGATGGTTCTTCAATCTCGCCTATACGATATGGAATTACAAAAACGGCAAGGGGAAGAATCTGAAAAGCGTAAAGCTCAAATTGGCTCTGGTGATAGATCAGAAAAAATTCGTACCTATAACTTTCAAGAAAATCGTGTTACAGATCACAGGATCAAACTTACTTTACACAAGCTAGACACTATTCTAACCGGTGATCTTACAGAATTACTCAATCATCTAAAAAGCAGTCAAGAATTATTATTCTTAGAACATTTATCTTAA
- a CDS encoding RluA family pseudouridine synthase: MLPISDFFEKYEDFNELKFVIDESLVGIRIDAAITQQEPSVSRSSLKILDYSILINGIEPKLSHKLLLGEEVEFYWSQHVEISFEPEPIPLTIIYRDDDLMIVDKPWGLVVHPAKGHESGTLANGILHYLQTENIDYNFGEEGRVGIVHRLDKDTRGLMIIALNEHSSRALSEAFKNREITKVYKALVKGLTPEHGILEGNIGRSTNDRKRMAVLKRGGRDARTDYKVLKYLKEHTLLACKLFTGRTHQIRVHLSQATYPIVNDELYSRQRVHLPGMGLIACHLSFKHPRTGKEMSFTLPDPPAFTQLIESLDK; the protein is encoded by the coding sequence ATGTTACCAATATCGGATTTTTTTGAAAAATATGAAGATTTTAACGAATTGAAGTTTGTTATTGATGAATCATTAGTAGGTATTCGTATAGATGCAGCTATTACTCAACAAGAACCTTCTGTGTCTCGAAGTTCTCTCAAAATACTGGACTATTCTATTCTTATAAACGGTATAGAACCAAAACTCTCTCACAAATTATTACTTGGAGAAGAAGTTGAATTTTATTGGTCTCAACATGTAGAAATTTCTTTTGAGCCAGAACCAATCCCATTGACTATTATTTATAGAGATGATGATCTTATGATTGTAGACAAACCATGGGGATTAGTCGTTCATCCTGCCAAAGGACATGAATCTGGTACGCTTGCCAATGGTATTTTACACTATTTACAAACAGAAAATATTGATTATAATTTTGGAGAAGAGGGTCGTGTTGGTATTGTACACCGTTTGGACAAAGATACCCGCGGATTGATGATTATAGCTCTTAACGAACATTCATCTCGTGCCTTAAGCGAAGCATTTAAAAATAGAGAAATCACTAAAGTGTACAAAGCTCTTGTTAAAGGACTCACTCCTGAACATGGAATTCTTGAAGGTAATATTGGTCGTTCTACTAATGACAGAAAAAGAATGGCTGTACTCAAGCGTGGTGGGCGTGATGCTCGTACCGATTACAAAGTATTAAAATATCTCAAAGAACATACTCTATTAGCATGCAAACTCTTTACAGGAAGAACACACCAAATTCGTGTGCATTTATCTCAAGCTACCTACCCTATCGTTAATGATGAACTTTATTCTCGTCAACGCGTTCATTTACCTGGAATGGGATTAATTGCTTGTCATTTAAGTTTCAAGCATCCAAGAACTGGCAAAGAGATGTCTTTCACTCTTCCTGATCCTCCGGCTTTTACACAATTAATAGAAAGTTTAGACAAATAA